A single Paraburkholderia sp. FT54 DNA region contains:
- a CDS encoding FAD-binding oxidoreductase, whose translation MSLVEVEVAKPLPPSLWAATAEPAIQAPPLDDSITVDVAIVGAGYTGLSTALHLAEQGVRVCVIDANEPGWGASGRNGGQVIPGLKYDPDELIRRYGPRDGDALVQMAGGAADTVFDLVARYGIRCDARRAGWIQPTHSQKLLDTLHARARQWESRGAPVELLDHAQLSQRLGTDAFVGGWVDRRAGSVQPLSYARGLARAAQAAGASIHGGTRAASVERGVHGWRIRTASGPVIEAKQVLLATNGYTDGLWPRLAQSVIAANSFIVATKPLPSEVGATILPGGEVASDSRRLLLYFRKDAEGRLLMGGRGPFREPRGAGDWAHLERAAQLVFPQLQGIEYEYRWAGRIAITRNFLPHVHVPAEGMTIALGYNGRGIAMATTLGKRLAALIAGTTRDLPLPPTAIEPVPLHALQRFYISAGVAWYALLDALS comes from the coding sequence ATGAGCCTGGTTGAAGTTGAAGTTGCAAAACCGCTGCCTCCGTCTCTCTGGGCAGCAACGGCGGAACCCGCGATTCAGGCGCCGCCGCTCGACGATTCGATTACCGTTGACGTGGCGATTGTCGGCGCCGGCTATACCGGTTTGTCGACAGCGCTGCATCTGGCGGAGCAGGGCGTGCGCGTCTGCGTGATCGACGCCAACGAGCCCGGTTGGGGAGCGTCCGGCCGCAATGGCGGCCAGGTCATTCCCGGCCTGAAATACGATCCCGATGAACTCATCCGACGCTACGGCCCGCGCGACGGCGACGCGCTCGTGCAAATGGCGGGCGGCGCAGCGGATACGGTCTTCGATCTGGTCGCGCGCTACGGCATACGTTGCGACGCCAGACGCGCGGGCTGGATCCAGCCGACCCATTCGCAAAAATTGCTAGATACGCTGCACGCCCGGGCGCGGCAGTGGGAATCGCGCGGCGCGCCGGTCGAACTGCTCGACCACGCGCAGTTATCGCAGCGACTCGGCACGGACGCGTTTGTCGGCGGCTGGGTCGATCGGCGCGCGGGCAGCGTGCAACCGTTGAGCTACGCGCGCGGCCTCGCGCGCGCGGCGCAAGCGGCGGGCGCCTCGATTCACGGCGGAACCCGGGCCGCGAGTGTCGAGCGTGGCGTGCACGGGTGGCGCATTCGCACGGCGAGCGGTCCGGTCATCGAGGCGAAACAGGTGCTGCTCGCCACCAACGGCTATACCGACGGGCTTTGGCCGCGTCTTGCGCAATCGGTGATAGCGGCAAACAGCTTCATTGTCGCGACGAAGCCGCTGCCGAGCGAAGTCGGCGCAACGATTCTGCCCGGTGGCGAAGTGGCTTCCGACTCGCGGCGCCTGCTGCTGTACTTTCGCAAGGACGCGGAGGGACGTCTGCTGATGGGCGGCCGTGGGCCATTTCGGGAACCTCGCGGCGCAGGGGATTGGGCGCATCTCGAGCGCGCCGCGCAGTTAGTGTTTCCACAGCTGCAGGGCATCGAATACGAATACCGATGGGCGGGCCGCATCGCCATTACGCGAAATTTTTTGCCGCACGTGCATGTGCCGGCGGAAGGCATGACTATCGCGCTCGGCTACAACGGACGCGGCATCGCCATGGCGACGACGTTAGGAAAGCGTCTGGCCGCGCTTATCGCTGGGACAACACGCGACTTGCCGCTTCCGCCGACTGCGATCGAGCCGGTTCCGTTGCATGCGTTGCAGCGGTTTTATATCAGCGCGGGGGTGGCGTGGTATGCGTTACTCGACGCGCTTTCGTGA
- a CDS encoding pyridoxal-phosphate dependent enzyme, which translates to MTEATGVRGADVRVYVTDTAARSKIEALRTLGAQVIEVSYERWWAILCGEIPAGETRTFLHPCACRDVVVGDATIGREILEDLPDVEVILVPFGGGGLTMGIALACAYWDSRAKLFACESEAAAPFYSSLAAGAIVEVPVDSTPMVAGIGVSTVLDANWPYLNALVDGVIVSTLEDTAEAIRCLAKNNHLVVEGAVALAAARHPYFAGKGIAAVLTGGRIDLHVLASVLNDDRSAYLMPSRIRDYE; encoded by the coding sequence GTGACCGAAGCAACGGGGGTTCGAGGCGCGGACGTCAGAGTGTACGTCACCGATACGGCGGCGAGGAGCAAGATCGAGGCACTTCGCACGCTGGGTGCCCAGGTGATCGAAGTCAGCTACGAACGATGGTGGGCAATACTATGCGGTGAAATACCCGCCGGCGAAACCCGTACGTTTCTGCATCCGTGTGCGTGTCGCGACGTGGTCGTCGGGGACGCGACGATCGGACGGGAGATATTGGAAGACCTCCCGGACGTCGAAGTGATACTCGTACCCTTCGGAGGCGGAGGACTGACCATGGGTATTGCGCTGGCATGCGCGTATTGGGACTCGCGCGCGAAGTTGTTTGCGTGCGAGAGCGAGGCGGCGGCTCCTTTCTATTCTTCTCTCGCGGCCGGCGCTATCGTCGAAGTGCCGGTCGACTCGACTCCCATGGTCGCGGGCATTGGTGTCTCGACTGTGCTCGACGCAAATTGGCCGTACCTCAATGCGTTGGTGGACGGCGTCATCGTATCGACGCTCGAGGACACGGCTGAGGCCATCCGGTGTCTGGCGAAAAACAATCACCTGGTTGTCGAGGGCGCGGTCGCGCTTGCCGCAGCCCGCCATCCTTACTTTGCCGGCAAAGGCATTGCCGCTGTACTGACTGGGGGCCGCATCGATTTGCATGTTCTGGCTTCAGTGCTGAATGACGATCGATCGGCGTATCTCATGCCGTCGCGGATTCGCGACTATGAATAG
- a CDS encoding cytochrome P450 → MQLQPERLHLVLEQWCREFGPVYTFRLIGRPFVAIADPILITQVLRDRPGAFRRWNAIETVARELGINGVFSTEGETWRRQRQLVVKALDPLHLRAFFPSLCEMTRRLLQRWESAARDQRSVDIQKDLMRYTVDVTTNLAFGYDMDTIEGEVIQQHLEVILPTINRRINAPIPYWHDLKLPADKVLDRALSAVQTLTKELIAANRARLAQRSEADAIPANLLEALLMAQQEGEAPLTDDEVLANVFTILLAGQDTTANTIAWVAHFMSILPDVQRKMQEEVDAVIGHATMLEDFDVADTLPYLNAVINEAMRLKSATPVLAVEPNYDVHVGDIAIPKGAVLSLLTREAGLQQGGDSAAGVFDPDRWLTGVSAASHHRAGFMPFGSGPRLCPGRSLALMEVRSAVAMLCRNFDLLRVKDAPEVEEVFAFSMMPQNLRVELRRRA, encoded by the coding sequence TTGCAGCTCCAGCCTGAGCGGCTGCACCTCGTGCTGGAACAATGGTGCCGGGAGTTCGGCCCCGTGTACACGTTCAGGCTGATCGGCCGTCCTTTCGTTGCGATCGCTGATCCGATTCTCATCACTCAAGTCTTGCGGGATCGACCCGGCGCTTTTCGGCGCTGGAACGCGATCGAAACGGTTGCGCGGGAGTTGGGCATCAATGGCGTGTTTTCCACGGAAGGCGAGACGTGGCGAAGGCAACGACAACTCGTCGTCAAAGCGCTGGATCCCTTGCATCTGCGTGCCTTCTTTCCGTCACTGTGCGAGATGACACGGCGATTGCTGCAACGCTGGGAGAGCGCGGCTCGCGATCAGCGATCCGTCGATATTCAGAAGGACCTGATGCGTTATACGGTGGACGTCACGACGAATCTTGCGTTTGGATATGACATGGACACCATCGAGGGCGAGGTCATCCAGCAACATCTCGAAGTCATACTTCCGACCATCAACCGGCGAATCAATGCACCCATCCCCTATTGGCACGACCTCAAGCTACCCGCCGACAAAGTGCTGGATCGCGCGTTGAGCGCCGTTCAGACGCTAACGAAAGAACTGATTGCCGCCAACCGTGCGCGGCTAGCGCAACGGTCAGAGGCGGACGCGATTCCCGCGAACCTGCTCGAGGCACTCCTCATGGCGCAACAGGAGGGAGAGGCGCCGCTGACAGACGACGAAGTGCTGGCCAACGTGTTCACGATACTGTTGGCCGGACAGGACACGACGGCAAACACCATCGCCTGGGTTGCGCATTTCATGTCCATTCTTCCGGACGTGCAGCGCAAGATGCAGGAGGAAGTCGATGCCGTTATCGGACACGCGACGATGCTCGAAGATTTCGACGTGGCCGACACTCTCCCCTATCTGAACGCGGTAATCAACGAAGCCATGCGGCTCAAATCCGCTACGCCCGTTCTCGCAGTCGAGCCGAATTACGACGTCCATGTCGGCGACATTGCGATCCCGAAGGGGGCGGTGCTGTCGTTATTGACCCGCGAGGCTGGACTGCAGCAAGGAGGCGACTCGGCGGCGGGCGTCTTCGACCCGGACCGCTGGCTCACTGGCGTGAGCGCCGCCAGTCATCATCGAGCGGGTTTCATGCCGTTCGGCTCAGGGCCACGCCTGTGTCCGGGACGCAGCCTCGCCTTGATGGAAGTGAGATCGGCCGTGGCCATGCTGTGCCGCAACTTCGATCTGTTGCGGGTCAAAGACGCGCCCGAGGTAGAAGAAGTGTTCGCGTTTTCGATGATGCCGCAAAACCTGCGCGTCGAACTTCGTCGGCGCGCCTAG
- the bfr gene encoding bacterioferritin has protein sequence MQGDPKVLEYLNSQLKNELTAINQYFLHARMYEHWGLDKLGKHEYDESIGEMKHADLLIERIFMLNGLPNLQDLHKLLIGEETKEIMECDLKLEQISQSTCKEAIVYCESVRDFVSREILTHILDDTEEHIDWLETNLELIDKVGIQNYLQSGMDSPE, from the coding sequence ATGCAAGGCGACCCAAAGGTCCTGGAATACCTGAACTCGCAACTGAAGAACGAACTGACCGCGATCAATCAGTATTTCCTGCACGCTCGCATGTACGAGCATTGGGGCCTCGACAAGCTCGGCAAGCATGAATATGACGAATCCATTGGCGAGATGAAGCACGCCGATCTGCTGATCGAGCGCATCTTCATGCTGAACGGCCTGCCCAATCTGCAAGACCTCCACAAGCTGCTGATCGGCGAAGAAACCAAAGAGATCATGGAGTGCGATCTGAAGCTGGAACAGATCTCGCAGTCCACCTGCAAGGAGGCCATCGTCTATTGCGAATCGGTTCGCGACTTCGTCTCGCGGGAGATATTGACCCATATTCTCGACGACACCGAAGAACATATCGATTGGCTCGAGACCAATCTGGAGTTGATCGACAAGGTCGGAATCCAGAACTATCTGCAATCGGGGATGGATTCGCCGGAGTGA
- a CDS encoding MarR family transcriptional regulator — MRKQKTSVQSSPALEIHLGYWLRLVSNHVSGNFARALQERSVSVAEWVALNQIQRWADMTPARLAGAMGMTRGAISKVLDKLQEKKWISRTTSEEDNRVQFLSLTSQGRRALPDLATIADENDGHFFSVLDADEQATLRSLLSKLADVHQISNVAVD; from the coding sequence GTGCGCAAGCAGAAAACATCGGTGCAATCCTCGCCCGCCCTGGAAATCCATTTGGGTTACTGGCTGAGGCTCGTCTCCAATCATGTCTCAGGCAACTTCGCTCGCGCATTGCAGGAGCGCAGCGTATCGGTAGCCGAATGGGTCGCCCTCAATCAGATCCAGAGGTGGGCGGACATGACGCCGGCGAGACTCGCGGGCGCGATGGGCATGACGCGCGGCGCGATCTCGAAGGTTCTGGACAAGCTGCAAGAGAAGAAATGGATCTCGCGCACGACGAGCGAAGAGGACAATCGTGTGCAGTTCCTTTCACTGACATCGCAAGGAAGACGCGCGCTGCCCGATCTCGCGACAATCGCGGATGAAAACGACGGCCACTTCTTTAGCGTACTGGACGCTGACGAGCAGGCCACGCTTCGAAGCCTGTTGAGCAAGCTTGCGGATGTGCACCAGATCAGCAACGTGGCGGTGGACTGA
- a CDS encoding acyl-CoA dehydrogenase has protein sequence MNFQHTEDRRMLADTLNRFVVEQYGFTTRDRIAQSAEGFSRDLWHRFAELGIIGALFDEADGGFGGGGFDIAVVFESLGRGLVVEPFLDTLIVGRAVARSGNAAQKTALGELIDGSRIVALAHGEPDGHYELSRVTTRAQRSGDTWRLNGSKAVVQQGEHASLFLVSARTSGDDDSEAGVTLFLVPRDAAGVSVRGYPRIDGGRAAEVTFDNVTLNDDALLGTADAGFATLEYAIGCGILALCSEAVGAMDVAKDYTLEYLRTRKQFGVPIGSFQALQHRMADLLLEIEQARSAVINAAAALEAERKVRERAVSAAKYSIGRIGALVAQECIQLHGGIGMTWELPLAHYAKRLVMIDHQLGDEDHHLERFVALGRE, from the coding sequence ATGAATTTCCAGCACACCGAAGACCGCCGCATGCTGGCGGACACGCTCAACCGGTTTGTCGTCGAGCAATATGGGTTCACGACGCGCGACAGGATCGCGCAGTCCGCGGAAGGTTTCAGCCGTGATCTGTGGCATCGCTTCGCCGAACTCGGCATTATCGGCGCACTCTTCGATGAGGCGGACGGCGGTTTTGGCGGCGGCGGTTTCGATATCGCCGTGGTGTTCGAGAGCCTCGGCCGCGGTCTCGTGGTCGAACCGTTTCTCGATACGCTGATCGTCGGCCGCGCCGTTGCGCGGAGCGGCAATGCGGCGCAAAAAACCGCGCTCGGCGAATTGATCGACGGCTCGCGGATCGTTGCGCTCGCGCACGGCGAGCCGGACGGCCATTACGAACTGTCCCGCGTGACGACGCGTGCGCAGCGCAGCGGCGATACGTGGCGACTGAACGGCTCGAAAGCCGTGGTTCAGCAAGGCGAGCACGCTTCGCTCTTTCTGGTCTCGGCGCGCACGAGCGGCGACGACGATAGCGAAGCAGGCGTGACGCTCTTTCTCGTGCCGCGCGATGCGGCCGGCGTCAGCGTGCGAGGCTATCCCAGGATCGACGGCGGTCGTGCGGCCGAAGTGACGTTCGACAACGTCACGCTGAACGATGACGCCCTGCTCGGCACAGCGGACGCGGGCTTCGCGACGCTCGAATATGCGATTGGCTGCGGCATACTGGCTCTGTGTTCGGAAGCCGTCGGCGCAATGGATGTCGCCAAGGACTACACGCTCGAGTATCTGCGCACCCGCAAACAGTTCGGCGTGCCAATCGGCAGCTTTCAGGCGTTGCAGCATCGCATGGCTGATTTGCTGCTGGAAATCGAGCAGGCTCGCTCGGCGGTGATCAATGCGGCTGCCGCGCTCGAGGCCGAACGCAAGGTACGGGAGCGCGCAGTGTCGGCGGCCAAGTACAGCATTGGGCGGATCGGCGCGCTAGTCGCGCAGGAGTGCATTCAGTTGCATGGCGGGATCGGCATGACGTGGGAGCTGCCGCTCGCGCACTACGCGAAGCGCCTCGTGATGATCGATCATCAGCTCGGCGACGAGGACCATCATCTCGAACGGTTCGTCGCGCTGGGACGGGAATAG
- a CDS encoding acyl-CoA dehydrogenase family protein: MDLNFTPEEEAFRTDVQAFLRDKLPQRLADKVHGGRRLTRDDMAEWHAILNAQGWLANHWPQEYGGPGWNAVQKFIFENECALAGAPRVVPFGVNMLGPVLIKYGSEAQKRHWLPRILDGSDWWCQGYSEPGAGSDLASVKTTAVRGMDAQGEHYIVNGQKTWTTLGHYANMIFCLVRSATDVRKQEGISFLLIDMKTPGVEVRPIITLDGEHEVNEVFFTDVRVPVENLVGEENKGWTYAKYLLTYERTNIAGVGFSVAAFNRLRKIAAKQRRNGRPLAQDPAFAARMARVEIDLENMKTTNLRVIAAVAGGGVPGAESSMLKIRGTEIRQEISSLTRRAMGPYAQPFVEEALHDGYEGTPVGPDEAASAASLYFNNRKLSIFGGSNEIQKNIISKMILGL; encoded by the coding sequence ATGGATCTGAACTTCACTCCCGAGGAAGAAGCCTTCCGCACCGACGTGCAGGCCTTTTTGCGCGATAAGCTCCCGCAGCGGCTCGCCGACAAGGTGCACGGCGGCCGCCGTCTCACGCGCGACGACATGGCCGAGTGGCATGCCATTCTCAACGCGCAGGGCTGGCTCGCCAACCACTGGCCGCAAGAGTACGGCGGCCCCGGTTGGAACGCAGTGCAGAAATTCATCTTCGAAAACGAATGCGCGCTGGCCGGCGCGCCGCGCGTGGTGCCGTTCGGCGTCAATATGCTCGGTCCGGTGCTGATCAAATACGGCAGCGAAGCGCAAAAACGCCATTGGCTGCCGCGTATTCTCGACGGCTCCGACTGGTGGTGCCAGGGCTATTCGGAACCGGGCGCCGGCTCCGATCTCGCGTCGGTCAAAACCACCGCGGTGCGCGGCATGGATGCGCAGGGCGAGCATTACATTGTCAACGGCCAGAAGACGTGGACCACGCTCGGCCACTACGCGAACATGATCTTCTGCCTCGTGCGCAGCGCCACCGACGTGCGCAAACAGGAAGGCATCAGCTTCCTGCTGATCGACATGAAGACGCCGGGTGTCGAAGTGCGGCCGATCATCACGCTCGACGGCGAGCACGAAGTCAACGAAGTGTTTTTCACCGACGTACGCGTGCCGGTCGAGAACCTGGTCGGCGAAGAGAACAAGGGCTGGACCTACGCCAAATATCTGCTCACGTACGAGCGCACCAATATCGCGGGCGTCGGCTTCTCGGTGGCCGCGTTCAACCGGCTGCGCAAGATCGCCGCGAAGCAGCGGCGCAACGGCCGGCCGCTCGCGCAAGACCCGGCGTTCGCGGCACGCATGGCGCGTGTCGAAATCGATCTGGAGAACATGAAGACCACCAACCTGCGCGTGATCGCTGCAGTGGCGGGCGGTGGCGTGCCCGGCGCCGAAAGCTCGATGCTGAAGATTCGCGGCACCGAGATCCGTCAGGAAATCTCGTCGCTCACACGCCGTGCGATGGGTCCGTACGCGCAACCGTTCGTCGAAGAAGCCTTGCACGACGGCTACGAAGGCACGCCGGTCGGACCCGACGAAGCCGCGAGTGCCGCTTCGCTCTACTTCAATAATCGCAAGCTGTCGATCTTTGGCGGATCGAATGAAATCCAGAAGAACATCATTTCCAAAATGATTCTGGGACTGTAA
- a CDS encoding 3-hydroxyacyl-CoA dehydrogenase NAD-binding domain-containing protein, with translation MTPHPSADVVTRELRGKVLLVTIDHAPVNALSADVRRGLLQAIEAADADQAVEAVLIIGAGRNFIAGADIREFGKPPVPPSLPDVCNRIEACAKPVVAAIHGAALGGGLEVALAAHYRLAVDGAKLGLPEVQLGLLPGAGGTQRTPRLIGAQAALDLILSGRHVGAKEALALGLIDRLGNSDDILAEGLAYVHELLSAHAPVRRTRDAAALGDRAASLAAVATARAETAKKSRGLFSPLKIVDAVEAAIEQPFDDGLRVERKLFLECIDSPQRAGLIHAFFAEREVLKAPETRDAKPRALTTIGVVGGGTMGAGIAVAVLDAGLPVTMIERDDASLARGRAHIEKVYDGLIAKGRMSAEKKAALLARWSGSTSYDALADTDLVIEAVFEDLAVKQAVFAELDRVCKTGAVLATNTSYLDIDAIAASISRPADVIGLHFFSPANIMKLLEVVVPKQVSADVVATAFELAKKLRKTPVRAGVCDGFIGNRVLAVYRSAADAMMEDGASPYQIDAAVRAFGFPMGPFQVVDLAGGDIGWAARKRRAPTRNPAARYVQIADRLCERGWFGQKTGHGFYLYPEGSRSGAPDPEVEAIIDAERARAGITPRSFTDEEIMRRYMAAMINEGANVVHERIALRPLDVDVTFLYGYGFPRYRGGPMKYADTVGLPKILADIREFAKEDPLFWKPSPLLVELVERGADFASLNQGV, from the coding sequence ATGACCCCCCATCCTTCGGCCGACGTTGTGACGCGCGAATTGCGCGGCAAGGTGCTGCTCGTCACCATCGACCACGCGCCGGTGAACGCGCTTTCCGCCGACGTGCGCCGCGGCCTGCTCCAGGCCATCGAAGCCGCGGACGCCGACCAGGCCGTGGAAGCGGTGCTGATCATCGGCGCGGGCCGCAATTTCATCGCCGGCGCGGACATTCGCGAGTTCGGCAAGCCGCCGGTGCCGCCATCGCTACCGGACGTGTGCAACCGCATCGAAGCCTGCGCGAAGCCGGTGGTCGCCGCGATTCACGGCGCGGCGCTCGGCGGCGGTCTGGAAGTGGCGCTCGCGGCGCATTACCGGCTTGCCGTCGACGGCGCGAAGCTCGGCCTGCCTGAAGTGCAACTCGGCCTGTTGCCGGGCGCGGGCGGGACGCAGCGCACGCCGCGTTTGATCGGCGCGCAGGCTGCGCTCGATCTGATCCTGAGCGGCCGCCACGTCGGCGCGAAGGAAGCGCTGGCGCTGGGTCTGATCGATCGGCTCGGCAACAGCGACGACATCCTCGCCGAAGGGCTTGCCTACGTGCACGAGTTGCTGTCCGCGCACGCGCCGGTGCGCCGCACGCGCGACGCCGCGGCGCTCGGCGACCGCGCCGCGAGTCTCGCCGCCGTCGCCACGGCGCGCGCGGAAACCGCGAAGAAATCGCGTGGTCTGTTCTCGCCGCTGAAAATCGTCGACGCCGTCGAGGCCGCCATCGAACAGCCTTTCGACGACGGTCTGCGAGTCGAACGCAAACTGTTCCTCGAATGCATCGACAGCCCGCAGCGCGCCGGCCTGATTCACGCTTTCTTTGCCGAGCGCGAAGTGCTCAAGGCACCCGAAACGCGCGATGCCAAACCGCGCGCGCTGACCACGATCGGCGTGGTGGGCGGCGGCACGATGGGCGCGGGCATCGCCGTCGCGGTGCTCGACGCGGGCTTGCCGGTGACGATGATCGAACGCGACGACGCCTCGCTCGCACGCGGCCGCGCGCACATCGAGAAAGTCTACGACGGCCTGATCGCCAAGGGCCGCATGAGCGCGGAGAAGAAAGCGGCGCTCCTCGCGCGCTGGAGCGGCAGCACCTCGTACGATGCGCTCGCCGACACCGATCTCGTGATCGAAGCCGTATTCGAAGACCTCGCCGTCAAACAGGCCGTGTTCGCCGAACTCGATCGCGTCTGCAAAACGGGCGCCGTGCTCGCGACCAACACGTCGTATCTCGACATCGACGCAATCGCGGCGAGCATTTCGCGCCCCGCCGACGTGATCGGCCTGCACTTCTTCTCGCCCGCCAACATCATGAAGCTGCTGGAAGTGGTGGTGCCGAAACAGGTCAGCGCCGACGTGGTCGCCACCGCGTTCGAGCTCGCGAAAAAGTTGCGCAAGACGCCGGTGCGCGCGGGCGTGTGCGACGGCTTCATCGGCAACCGCGTGCTGGCCGTATATCGCAGCGCCGCCGACGCCATGATGGAAGACGGTGCGTCGCCCTATCAGATCGACGCGGCCGTGCGCGCCTTCGGCTTTCCGATGGGACCGTTCCAGGTGGTGGATCTGGCGGGCGGCGACATCGGCTGGGCGGCACGCAAGCGGCGCGCGCCCACCCGCAATCCGGCCGCACGTTATGTGCAGATCGCCGACCGCCTGTGCGAGCGCGGCTGGTTCGGCCAGAAGACCGGGCACGGCTTTTATCTGTATCCCGAAGGATCGCGCAGCGGCGCGCCCGATCCGGAAGTCGAGGCGATCATCGACGCCGAACGCGCACGCGCCGGCATCACGCCGCGCAGCTTCACCGACGAAGAGATCATGCGCCGCTATATGGCTGCGATGATCAACGAAGGCGCGAACGTCGTGCACGAGCGAATCGCGCTGCGGCCGCTGGACGTCGACGTGACCTTCCTGTACGGCTACGGCTTTCCGCGCTATCGCGGCGGTCCGATGAAGTACGCGGACACGGTCGGCCTGCCGAAGATCCTTGCCGACATCCGCGAATTTGCCAAAGAAGACCCGCTCTTCTGGAAGCCGTCGCCGTTGCTGGTCGAACTGGTGGAACGCGGCGCCGATTTCGCGAGCCTGAACCAGGGCGTCTGA
- a CDS encoding LysR family transcriptional regulator: MDVNSLTLLVDILDAGNLSEAARRLKMSRANVSYHLNQLERSIGLQLVRRTTRRVEPTEIGLQLYEHGRTIQNALLAARESVTTLGQSLQGRVRLSVPSGYGQLVMSDWLIAFKRLYPGIVLDVMFENRVEDLMRDEVDIAVRVMSEPPQNLVARDMGPVRYVACASPDFAERHGMPRQLDDLRTAPLITAAVVGRQLRVAAYLRDERHEVLLEPTIISENFLFLRQAVLAGLGVGLVPDYLVQDDLRRGDVMTALDEWRLSIFGTHMYMLYMPNRHHTRAASTFIDFILQQAHGAGRGLPA, encoded by the coding sequence ATGGACGTCAATTCCCTGACCTTGCTGGTGGACATTCTGGACGCGGGCAATCTCAGCGAGGCCGCGCGCCGGCTGAAAATGAGCCGCGCGAACGTGAGCTACCATCTGAACCAGCTCGAGCGCTCGATCGGGCTGCAACTGGTGAGGCGCACGACGCGCCGGGTCGAGCCGACCGAGATCGGCCTGCAGCTCTACGAACACGGCCGCACGATCCAGAACGCGTTGCTCGCCGCGCGCGAATCCGTCACCACGCTCGGGCAAAGCCTGCAGGGCCGCGTGCGGCTGAGTGTGCCGAGCGGTTACGGGCAGCTCGTCATGTCGGACTGGTTGATCGCGTTCAAGCGGCTCTATCCGGGCATCGTGCTGGACGTGATGTTCGAGAACCGCGTCGAAGACCTGATGCGCGACGAAGTCGATATCGCCGTGCGCGTGATGTCCGAGCCGCCGCAAAACCTGGTCGCACGCGACATGGGGCCGGTGAGGTATGTGGCGTGTGCGTCGCCGGACTTTGCGGAAAGACACGGCATGCCGCGGCAACTCGACGACCTGCGCACCGCGCCGCTGATTACCGCGGCGGTGGTCGGAAGGCAACTACGCGTGGCCGCTTACCTGCGCGACGAACGGCATGAAGTGCTGCTGGAGCCGACCATCATCTCCGAAAACTTTCTGTTTTTGCGGCAGGCGGTGCTCGCCGGGCTGGGTGTGGGTCTCGTGCCGGACTACCTGGTGCAGGACGATCTGCGCCGTGGCGACGTGATGACCGCGCTCGACGAATGGCGCTTGAGCATTTTCGGCACGCATATGTACATGTTGTATATGCCGAACCGGCATCACACGCGCGCGGCTTCGACATTCATCGATTTCATTTTGCAGCAGGCGCACGGTGCGGGCAGAGGATTGCCTGCATGA
- a CDS encoding TetR/AcrR family transcriptional regulator, whose protein sequence is MNTPSVSRRVPVQARSEQRLKAILEAARLVFSEVGYASATMTEIAGRVGVSEATIFTYFASKRDLCVRVLGNWYDEIIAEVENELPLIVGTRNKFAYLVRTHLYRLTVDGTGLCALILSEGREKDDKFGDVIVELQRRYTAPMMKVLAEGVASGDIRGDMPLGLLRSAVYGPMEHVLWDTVRKQKAVDIEATAASLSDLLWQALVPPDARQAALRQLRSDVVGAVRRFEAAGLK, encoded by the coding sequence ATGAACACGCCCTCCGTCTCCCGCCGCGTGCCCGTGCAGGCGCGCTCCGAACAACGACTCAAGGCGATTCTGGAGGCGGCCCGGCTCGTGTTTTCCGAAGTCGGCTATGCATCGGCCACCATGACGGAGATTGCCGGGCGCGTGGGCGTGTCCGAGGCGACGATCTTCACGTACTTCGCCAGCAAGCGCGATCTCTGCGTGCGCGTGCTCGGCAATTGGTACGACGAGATCATCGCCGAGGTTGAAAACGAGTTGCCGCTGATCGTGGGCACGCGCAACAAGTTCGCGTATCTGGTGCGGACGCACCTCTACCGGCTCACCGTCGACGGCACCGGTTTGTGCGCGCTCATTCTTTCCGAGGGGCGCGAGAAGGACGACAAGTTCGGCGATGTGATCGTCGAACTGCAGCGCCGCTATACGGCACCCATGATGAAGGTGCTGGCTGAAGGCGTGGCGAGCGGCGACATTCGCGGCGACATGCCGCTCGGTCTGTTGCGCTCCGCCGTGTATGGACCGATGGAACACGTGCTGTGGGACACGGTGCGCAAACAGAAAGCGGTCGATATCGAAGCGACCGCCGCTTCGCTGAGCGACCTGCTCTGGCAAGCACTCGTGCCGCCCGATGCGCGGCAGGCCGCGTTGCGGCAACTGCGCAGCGATGTCGTCGGGGCGGTGAGGCGGTTCGAGGCGGCGGGTTTGAAGTGA